Proteins from one Podospora pseudoanserina strain CBS 124.78 chromosome 1, whole genome shotgun sequence genomic window:
- the brr2 gene encoding Pre-mRNA-splicing helicase BRR2 (EggNog:ENOG503NVEF; COG:A) has protein sequence MSDYQRDVSQYKYSAMSNLVLQADRRFVTRRTDEATGDPESLAGRLSIKDMGARVGRDAAPKTKKTSAMPNVERGDVQEGADILQHLKDKKKKGKTETRGGGILASTDMIEGIIYRPRTQPTRNAFNLILTIVAEHLGDLPHDTVRSAADAVLEFLKDDDLKDFDKKKEIDGILGESMDPKQFNELVNLGKKITDYDAQDDEDEEMGDARPDADDEIDGRQGVAVNFENDEDEDGMVDVVRDESSSEDEEEDIDDEDRPELQEVAEGGEAGIDRDEEEVGWVDGETMVIDVAPNGKDKSEEKNFVPARDIDAYWLQRQIGRLYPDAHVQHDKTSLALKILSGEPDEPDGEERQLRDIENDLMELFDYEHHEIVHKLIENREKVVWLTRLARAEDQKERDTIEREMASEGLRWILDELHGKSKDDQKKPKMEIKMDIDSGAFADGKAPKQEKPDGQLVGGLQPKKLINLENLVFDQGNHLNTNPKVRLPEGTTKRTFKGYEEIHVPPPKKRNDPSDVNIPISEMPEWAQPPFSTTKSLNKIQSKCFPTAFHDDGNMLVCAPTGSGKTNVSMLTILREIGKNRNERGEIDLDAFKIVYIAPLKALVQEQVGNFGKRLESYGIKVSELTGDRQLTKQQISETQIIVTTPEKWDVITRKATDISYTNLVRLIIIDEIHLLHDDRGPVLESIVSRTIRKTEQTGEPVRIVGLSATLPNYKDVASFLRVDMAKGLFHFDGSFRPCPLRQEFIGITERKAIKQLKTMNDITYTKVIEHVGTHRNQMLIFVHSRKETAKTAKYIRDKALEMDTINQILKHDAGTREVLNEAANAVNNTDLKDILPYGFGIHHAGMSRADRTDVEDLFSSGHIQVLVCTATLAWGVNLPAHTVIIKGTQVYSPEKGSWVELSPQDVLQMLGRAGRPQFDTYGEGIIITTQGEMTYYLSLLNQQLPIESQFASKLVDNLNAEIVLGNVRSRDEGVEWLGYTYLFVRMLRSPGLYSVGAEYEDDEALEQKRVDLIHSAATVLKKSNLIKYDEKTGKLQSTELGRIASHYYITNSSMDTYNKLIQPAMNDVELFRVFAQSGEFKYIPVRQEEKLELAKLLARVPIPVKESIEEPTAKINVLLQAYISRLRLDGLALMADMVYVTQSAGRILRAIFEITLKKGWASVAKLALNLCKMAEKRMWPTMSPLRQFPSCPGEIVRKAERIEVPFSSYLDLDPPRMGELLGMPKAGKTVCALVAKFPRVEVQANVQPMTRSMLRVELTITPNFEWDVDVHGLSESFWIMVEDCDGEDILFHDQFILRKDYAESDANEHIVEFTVPITEPMPPNYFISVISDRWMHSETRLPVSFQQLILPERFPPHTELLDLQPLPVTALKAKDYAALYPDLTQFNKIQTQTFNSLYGTDNNVLVAAPTSSGKTVCAEFALLRHWNKQESGRAVYIAPFQELVDLRYQDWQKKFANLRGGKDIVKLTGETTADLKLLEQGDLILATPLQWDVLSRQWKRRKNVQTVELFIADELHMLGGQMGYIYEIIVSRMHYIRTQTELPVRIVGLSVSLANARDVGEWIDAKKHDIYNFSPHVRPVPLELHIQSYTIPHFPSLMLAMAKPAYLAVTQMSPDQPALIFVPSRKQTRATARDILTATLADDDEDRFLNVEVEQIQKLLERVQEPALAEALSHGVGYYHEALSQSDKRIVMHLYKNNAIQVLIASRDVCWELDCTAHLVIVMGTQYFEGREHRYVDYPLSEVLQMFGKASQSSRDGRGRGVLMVPAVKREYYKKFLNEALPVESHLHNFLQDAFVTEISTRMIESGEDAINWATFTYFYRRLLANPSYYSLTDPTHEGLSQYLSDMVEATLKELSESKIVDFDEDEGTVAPQNAAMIAAYYNISYITMQTFLLSLTAKTKLKGILEIVTSATEFESIQIRRHEEAILRRIYDSVPVKMAEPAFDSPHFKAFVLVQAHFSRMNLPIDLAKDQEVILTKIVSLLNAIVDILSSDGRLNAMNAMEMSQMVVQAMWDRDSPLKQIPNFTTETVKVANKYDIQDIFDFMSKMDPDENPDYNSLIKDLGFTQSQLAQAANFTNSKYPEISLEVEVEDKDEIRAGEPAYLKIAIEREIDEDEGYDPTVHAPFYPGKKTESWWLVVGEEKTKELLAIKRITVGRKLNVRLEFTVPTAGHHALKLFFMSDSYMGVDQEPSFSAEVAEGMDVDEEEDDEAEDDE, from the coding sequence ATGTCCGACTATCAGCGCGATGTCTCGCAGTACAAGTACTCGGCCATGTCCAACCTGGTCCTCCAGGCGGACCGTCGGTTTGTCACAAGACGAACAGACGAGGCCACAGGCGACCCGGAATCTCTCGCCGGTCGTCTCTCCATCAAGGATATGGGCGCACGTGTCGGCCGCGATGCGGCCCCAAAGACGAAAAAGACCAGTGCCATGCCCAACGTCGAGCGAGGAGATGTACAGGAAGGCGCTGATATTCTCCAACACTTGAAagataagaagaagaagggcaagaccGAGACCCGCGGCGGTGGTATTCTCGCGAGCACCGACATGATCGAGGGTATCATCTACCGACCACGAACACAGCCAACACGGAACGCATTCAACCTCATCCTGACGATTGTGGCCGAGCACTTGGGTGATCTACCCCACGACACAGTGCGCAGCGCGGCTGATGCCGTACTCGAGTTCCTCAAGGATGATGACCTCAAGGATtttgacaagaagaaggaaattgATGGGATATTGGGCGAGTCTATGGATCCAAAGCAGTTCAATGAGCTGGTAAATCTTGGAAAGAAGATCACAGATTACGATGCgcaggacgacgaggatgaggaaatGGGCGATGCCAGACCAGATGCCGATGATGAAATTGATGGCCGCCAAGGTGTTGCGGTCAACTTTGAAAacgacgaagatgaagatggcaTGGTAGATGTAGTACGGGACGAGTCTTCTtctgaggacgaggaagaggatatTGACGATGAGGATCGGCCAGAGCTTCaggaggttgccgagggtggggaggctgGGATTGAtcgggatgaggaggaggtagggtGGGTTGATGGCGAGACTATGGTTATCGATGTAGCGCCAAACGGGAAGGACAAGTCCGAGGAGAAGAACTTTGTGCCGGCCCGGGATATTGATGCATATTGGTTACAACGGCAAATTGGTCGCCTTTACCCAGATGCCCATGTTCAGCACGACAAGACCTCCCTTGCGCTCAAGATCCTTTCAGGAGAGCCGGATGAGccagatggagaggagaggcAACTTCGCGACATTGAAAATGACCTCATGGAGCTCTTTGACTACGAGCACCATGAGATTGTGCACAAGCTGATCGAGAACCGGGAAAAGGTTGTGTGGCTTACACGGCTGGCCAGGGCAGAGGACCAGAAGGAACGAGACACAATCGAAAGAGAAATGGCTTCTGAAGGGCTGCGGTGGATTCTGGACGAACTTCATGGCAAGTCCAAGGATGACCaaaagaagccaaagatgGAAATCAAGATGGACATCGACTCTGGTGCCTTTGCCGACGGGAAAGCCCCAAAGCAGGAAAAGCCTGATGGTCAGTTGGTCGGCGGTCTTCAGCCCAAGAAACTGATCAACCTGGAAAATCTCGTGTTCGACCAAGGCAATCATCTCAACACCAATCCCAAGGTCAGGCTACCGGAAGGTACCACAAAAAGAACCTTCAAGGGCTACGAAGAAATTCATGTGCCTCCACCCAAGAAGCGTAACGATCCTAGCGATGTGAACATCCCTATTTCGGAGATGCCAGAGTGGGCTCAACCTCCTTTCAGCACAACCAAGTCTCTCAACAAGATTCAGTCAAAGTGCTTCCCTACTGCGTTTCATGACGACGGCAACATGCTGGTCTGCGCCCCGACAGGTTCCGGCAAGACCAACGTGTCTATGCTCACCATTCTCAGAGAGATTGGCAAGAACAGGAACGAGAGGGGTGAGATTGACCTCGACGCATTCAAGATTGTCTACATTGCCCCCCTGAAGGCTCTTGTACAGGAGCAGGTCGGCAATTTTGGCAAGCGTCTGGAGTCGTATGGTATCAAGGTCTCGGAATTGACTGGTGACCGGCAGCTCACCAAGCAGCAAATCTCTGAGACCCAGATCATTGTCACGACACCTGAGAAGTGGGATGTCATCACCAGAAAGGCCACTGATATCTCCTACACAAATCTGGTTCGGCTGATCATTATCGACGAAATCCATCTTCTACATGATGATCGTGGCCCGGTTTTGGAGAGCATTGTGAGCAGGACGATTCGCAAGACCGAACAAACCGGTGAACCAGTCCGTATTGTTGGTCTCTCTGCTACTTTGCCGAACTACAAAGATGTTGCAAGCTTCCTGCGTGTTGATATGGCCAAGGGCTTGTTCCATTTTGATGGTTCATTCCGTCCCTGCCCGTTGCGCCAAGAATTCATTGGCATCACCGAGAGGAAAGCCATCAAGCAACTCAAGACCATGAACGATATTACTTACACCAAGGTGATCGAGCATGTCGGCACTCACCGCAACCAAATGCTGATTTTTGTTCATTCGAGAAAAGAAACGGCAAAGACGGCCAAGTACATTCGCGACAAGGCTTTGGAGATGGATACCATCAACCAGATCCTCAAGCACGATGCCGGTACTCGTGAGGTGCTTAATGAAGCAGCGAATGCAGTCAACAATACGGATCTCAAGGACATCTTGCCCTACGGTTTTGGTATCCATCACGCTGGTATGAGCCGAGCTGATCGCACTGATGTGGAGGATCTTTTCTCTAGCGGCCATATTCAGGTGCTTGTCTGCACGGCCACCCTCGCTTGGGGTGTCAACTTGCCTGCTCACACAGTCATTATCAAGGGTACTCAAGTGTATTCTCCAGAAAAGGGTAGCTGGGTTGAATTGAGCCCTCAGGATGTCCTGCAGATGCTTGGTCGTGCCGGTCGCCCACAGTTCGACACATACGGTGaaggcatcatcatcaccactcagGGAGAAATGACGTACTATCTTTCGCTTCTCAACCAGCAGCTGCCTATTGAAAGTCAGTTTGCAAGCAAGCTGGTAGACAATCTCAACGCCGAAATCGTCCTGGGCAATGTTCGCAGCCGCGATGAAGGTGTGGAGTGGCTCGGCTACACCTATCTCTTCGTTCGCATGCTCCGGTCGCCCGGTCTCTACAGTGTCGGCGCAGAGtacgaggatgatgaggcaTTGGAGCAGAAACGTGTCGATCTAATACACTCGGCCGCTACTGTGCTCAAGAAGTCGAACTTGATCAAATACGATGAAAAGACCGGCAAGCTCCAGTCTACCGAGCTTGGTCGTATCGCCTCTCATTACTACATCACAAACTCGTCCATGGACACCTACAACAAGCTGATCCAGCCGGCGATGAATGATGTGGAGCTCTTCCGTGTCTTTGCACAGAGTGGCGAGTTCAAGTACATTCCGGTTcgtcaagaagaaaagcttGAACTGGCCAAGCTGCTTGCTCGTGTGCCCATTCCCGTCAAGGAGAGCATCGAGGAGCCAACTGCCAAGATCAATGTTCTGCTTCAGGCCTACATTTCTCGCCTGCGACTGGATGGCCTTGCCCTGATGGCCGACATGGTCTATGTCACTCAGTCTGCTGGCCGCATCCTTCGTGCCATCTTCGAAATCACCCTCAAGAAGGGATGGGCTTCAGTTGCCAAGTTGGCTCTGAACCTGTGCAAGATGGCCGAGAAGAGAATGTGGCCGACTATGTCTCCTCTCAGACAGTTCCCCAGCTGCCCAGGCGAAATCGTCAGAAAGGCTGAGCGGATAGAGGTGCCTTTCAGCAGTTATCTGGACCTTGATCCCCCTCGCATGGGCGAGTTGCTCGGCATGCCCAAGGCTGGAAAGACTGTTTGCGCGCTTGTGGCCAAGTTTCCTCGCGTCGAAGTTCAGGCCAACGTCCAGCCCATGACTCGCTCCATGCTCCGGGTCGAGTTGACCATCACGCCCAACTTTGAGTGGGATGTTGACGTTCATGGGTTGTCTGAAAGCTTCTGGATCATGGTAGAAGACTGCGATGGTGAAGACATTCTCTTCCATGACCAGTTCATCCTCCGCAAGGACTATGCCGAGTCTGATGCGAATGAACACATTGTAGAGTTCACTGTGCCTATCACTGAGCCAATGCCGCCCAATTACTTCATCTCGGTGATTTCGGACCGCTGGATGCACTCCGAGACTCGACTGCCAGTATCATTCCAGCAGCTGATCCTGCCAGAGAGGTTCCCACCACACACTGAGCTTCTTGATTTGCAGCCTCTGCCGGTTACTGCCCTGAAGGCCAAGGACTATGCCGCTCTCTACCCTGACTTGACCCAGTTCAACAAGATCCAAACGCAAACATTCAACTCGCTCTACGGCACCGACAACAATGTCCTTGTGGCCGCTCCCACGAGCAGCGGCAAGACCGTCTGTGCCGAGTTTGCCTTGCTTCGCCACTGGAACAAGCAGGAGTCTGGACGCGCAGTGTACATTGCCCCGTTCCAGGAGTTGGTGGACCTGCGCTATCAAGATTGGCAGAAGAAGTTTGCCAATCTCCGGGGGGGCAAGGATATTGTCAAGCTGACTGGAGAGACGACTGCTGATCTGAAGCTCCTCGAGCAAGGTGACTTGATTCTGGCGACGCCTCTTCAGTGGGATGTCTTGTCCAGACAATGGAAGCGCAGAAAGAACGTCCAGACTGTGGAGCTCTTCATTGCCGATGAGCTGCACATGCTTGGTGGGCAGATGGGATACATCTACGAGATTATCGTGTCCCGCATGCACTACATCCGCACCCAGACTGAGCTCCCGGTCAGAATCGTTGGTCTCAGCGTTTCCCTTGCCAACGCTCGCGATGTGGGAGAGTGGATTGACGCCAAGAAGCATGATATCTACAACTTTAGCCCTCATGTCAGGCCCGTTCCTCTGGAGCTTCACATTCAGTCATACACCATTCCTCATTTCCCATCCCTGATGCTGGCGATGGCTAAGCCAGCATATCTGGCTGTGACTCAGATGTCGCCTGATCAGCCGGCTCTCATTTTTGTGCCCAGCCGCAAGCAAACTAGAGCCACAGCAAGGGACATCCTCACTGCCACATTggcagatgatgatgaagaccgCTTCTTGAACGTTGAGGTTGAGCAGATACAGAAGCTTCTCGAGCGTGTCCAAGAGCCAGCTCTCGCGGAGGCTCTCTCCCACGGCGTTGGCTACTACCACGAAGCTCTTAGCCAGAGTGACAAGCGCATTGTCATGCATCTCTACAAGAATAATGCCATCCAGGTTCTCATCGCCTCTCGCGATGTCTGCTGGGAGCTGGATTGCACTGCCCACCTTGTTATTGTCATGGGCACGCAATACTTCGAGGGCAGAGAGCACCGCTATGTTGACTACCCGCTCAGCGAGGTTCTGCAAATGTTCGGCAAGGCTTCGCAGTCTTCGCGCGACGGCCGTGGTCGCGGTGTGCTGATGGTGCCGGCGGTGAAGAGAGAGTATTACAAAAAATTCCTCAACGAAGCTCTGCCCGTTGAGTCGCATCTTCACAACTTCCTCCAGGATGCGTTTGTGACCGAGATCAGCACGAGGATGATCGAGTCTGGTGAGGATGCTATCAACTGGGCCACATTCACCTACTTTTATCGCCGACTGCTCGCCAACCCAAGCTACTACAGTCTTACGGATCCTACTCACGAGGGCCTGAGCCAGTACCTCTCTGACATGGTTGAAGCCACCCTGAAGGAGCTCTCGGAGTCCAAGAttgtcgactttgacgaggatgagggcaCTGTCGCTCCTCAGAACGCTGCCATGATTGCTGCGTATTACAACATCTCGTACATCACCATGCAGACCTTCCTTCTCTCGCTCACGGCGAAGACGAAGCTCAAGGGCATTCTCGAAATCGTTACGTCTGCTACCGAGTTTGAATCGATCCAGATCCGGCGTCACGAGGAAGCCATCCTCAGACGCATCTATGACAGTGTTCCCGTCAAGATGGCTGAGCCAGCTTTCGATTCGCCTCATTTCAAGGCCTTTGTGTTGGTTCAGGCCCATTTCTCCCGGATGAACCTCCCGATTGATTTGGCTAAGGACCAGGAAGTCATCTTGACCAAGATTGTCAGCCTGTTGAATGCCATCGTCGATATCTTGTCTTCTGATGGCCGTCTCAACGCCATGAACGCCATGGAAATGTCGCAGATGGTGGTGCAGGCCATGTGGGATCGCGACAGCCCCCTCAAGCAGATTCCCAACTTCACCACCGAAACTGTCAAGGTGGCCAACAAGTACGACATTCAGGATATCTTTGACTTTATGAGCAAGATGGATCCTGACGAGAATCCTGACTACAATTCTCTCATCAAGGATCTCGGGTTCACCCAGTCACAGCTCGCGCAGGCGGCCAACTTTACCAACAGCAAGTATCCCGAAATCTCgctggaggttgaggtggaggacaaGGATGAGATCCGGGCTGGCGAGCCGGCGTACCTCAAGATCGCGATCGAGCGGGAGattgacgaggacgaggggtACGACCCGACCGTGCACGCGCCGTTTTACCCCGGCAAGAAGACGGAgagttggtggttggtggttggggaggaaaagACAAAGGAGCTGCTGGCAATCAAGCGGATCACGGTAGGACGGAAACTCAACGTCAGACTGGAATTCACCGTGCCCACGGCGGGCCACCACGCCTTGAAGCTCTTCTTCATGAGCGACAGTTACATGGGTGTGGATCAGGAGCCA